The genomic stretch GACTGGTGTATTTATAGCCCTATCTATCCCTATACTAAATATGAAAAcgacaaaaattttctccaacttatTTCAATAAGTGACATCACTGACATgtgtcattcaacatctctaggtttttcaaaaattaatgtttaggtttCTAGGTTagtaaaatgataataaatggctcttaaaaatattaaaaaaatatgtgagagatgacacttgtcacCTATTGAAGTAGCCAAGTAGGTTGAATGAAATTTACTCCAAACtgatttagaggaaatttttgtctatataaaaatgttattttgcattttctcaCCATTTTTTTCGCATGGTCCGCTAATGTGGCATgctcaattattattttttgtttttttatttttttttaattaagattaatctaaagataaattgaaaagtttgcactttttccaaaatttattcttcttttttataagGATACAGAAGTTACAAGAtagtttgtataaattaattttattgttattaatgTAAAAATAGAAGAGACATATAACGTTCAAActctttttctataaatagagttttgTATACGATCAAATAAGTTTAGTTATCCCATCACACCAATTTAGTTTCTATCAACAAAGCTAGAATTCATACTGCATTGTTTGGTGTAAGGCTCCATTTAGCGTGTGGCATTCCAAACTTGGACATCGATCTTCGTCAGTTATGCTTTAAAGTTGTATtcttaaaaactttcaattttcaattagagaagaaagaaaaaaagtaaaaattaacataaaaaataggaCAATACTAGGTACTCTCTTGATGTGCTTCTAGTATATATTCTCTTAGTCCTAAATATGATCACTAGTGGCTGGGTCCTACCACACAACGAAGAAATGTCCCACATCGTTTGGGATGTCTGAGTGGTGAATATGGTAGcaaaaaaattagagtttaaTTAGATGTCTTTTTGGCCTCATGATTGTCCCACATCTTTCTAAAAATGAGAGGCAATTAGCACTtctaaattaagattttttttccccacctTACAATAGGAGTTAGTCATTGTACACCTCTGCTttaacatgcaattttttttttcccaacatGCAAATTTAAGAATTCAAGATTGCCCTTCATATAGCTATTTGTCTTTATGAGTACAATCATTTCGCAAGGGCACCATTAAGGATGGTGATTCAATGGCTCAAGGAAATTCTCAAGTGGTTAGGGTATATACTAGGGTGTGGGTTCGAATCTCCGCAATGGAGAATCCCCACATACTAATAATTAGTATTAGCTACCTTGGATTTTCATTGATGCCCTAGTGGGGCTGAATTAGGTTATggctcagtcggacttgaggGAGCGCATGCAGTTCCCACAGTTTAATCCCCTCTTGTGCTGTTCCTAGcgggtaggtgctactatgatTATGCTCaggtaggatagccacaattggtctcctTGACCTActcttttgctaaaaaaaaaaaaaaaatcattttgcaaGGGCAAGATTCACCTTTGACAACTCATTAACCACAATCCAGGCAATCTGCAGCAAAAGTCTCTTGTTGGGCCAATTCTCGTGCCTTGCAAAGTGAGCCGCTTCTAACGTTGTGTTTGAAAGCATTCTCAATATATATTcgtttattagatttgtaaactcATGTAGACCTCATACAAATTCATTGGTGGATTCATCCACTCACtatgaaaatgattaaaagatgattgaaaaaaaaaaaaaaaaaaaagaattgtatcatttctcttccaatatttctccaattctctcttccattatgtccccaagaggtagctcaatcggcttgGACCACGCTTAATAAAGCAGAGGTTAATAtcctctcccccctcttgtgtggatatgtcaaaaaaaaaaaaaaaaaaaaaagagcaaacaAGACCCCATTTGTAACCTTTTCCACGTTTCCCTTGTATATTTCctcaccaaaaaataataataataataataacttcacAAAAGACTCATAAACTATTGCACGTTTTGAGAAGGccctcaaaatttcaaaaactctcaatttcatgccctcaaacttttcaatttgatgcaatttaccctcttccgtcaaattttttttcgtTAAACCCTAACATAAATcccaaaaaaagaccaaattacgcttcgattttcctttctttaaaatttttttttattattattatttttaaatgaaacaaaatgaaaacaaaagggtcacaaggtgaccTAGCGTggcttacttttttttttttttataacttttttttttaaaaaaattgaaattaagggtaattttagattttttttttggttaaatcaggggtataaatgtcattatATCACTTTTAACCTTTAAAAGATTAACGGAGGGGATACattacatcaaattgaaaattcatttgggtgaaattgagatttttaaaatttaagcgGTCTTCTCTAAAACGCATGATAGCTTAGGGGTtctaagtgaagtttcctcaaaaaataataactagcATGTAGCACATCAATATGCATAAAGAGTAGATAAAAACTATCGTTCTAGTTCTACAatagttctttttcttttttctttttaatattaataatttaatctcAGTAGAAAGGGTATAAGGCTACAATCATTgtacaagaagtatacaagagttcttaaggggtagctcaatcggctatggACAACatttcatgaagcggaggtcactagttcgaatccccccttcccttgtgtgaacgtgtcaaaaaaaaaaaaaaaaatttatttttttcctttacataCAAAAAGCTATCGGGCTTCCATTATTGAAACAGTTATATTGTTTCTTGAACAATTTTCTACATTGGCAACCGTTGTATTTCGGTCTATGCAAAAAGCTGGAGGCTTTGGTATGGGTAGAGGCGCATATTCATTGCTAATAAATGAGACTACATCAACCATGGTAGGTCGATCAATGGGGCTTTCTTGTACACAAAGAAGCCCGATGTTAATGAATCTTGATAGAATAGAAGTAGAGGAAGGATTTCCTGTTGTTGGATCTGTCAACTCCAAACTTCGACCATTTCTCCACAACTCCCAAACCTGTTTTCGTTAGCAAATATTAGTTTATATAAGAAGCGTTTCAATTTGTAAGACTAAggtaaaacataaagaaattgaaaggGTATAAAATGCTACTCACATAACTAAGAAGATTGAGTGAATCACTGTTAGAGAAGTCAGTATTCTTTCTGCCACTCACAATCTCTAGTAGCAATACTCCAAAGCTAAACACATCAGACTTTATTGAGTAGAGACCCTTGATAGCATATTCAGGAGACATATACCCACTGGATTTCAAAAGTTAGTACATCACACTTTTAGTAGCTTGctaaaagaatttaatttgcaATTGCAAATATCATATGTAAAACAAGTTGCATACTTACTAAGTTCCAACAATTCGTTTTGTGTTTGCTTGTGTTTCATTGCCTCCAACTATTCtagccatgccaaaatctgatatttttggttTCATTTCACCATCCAAGAGAATATTACTCGGTTTTAGATCTCTATGTATGATTCGTAACCTTGAAtattgatgaagataaagaagccctTGAGCGACCCCTTCAATAATATGTATGCGTTTCTCCCAGCCTAACATCTTTTTCTTGGTTGGATCTATTTAAATAGTACAACCAAGGAAATTAGTACTTAGGAACCTAGAAACATATGAGAGGCAAAAATATACACAtatagatacatacatacatatgcaTTCACTCACCAAAAAGGTAGAAGTCCAAACTTTTATTGGGCATGTactcatatattaatatctttTCATCTTGCTCGATACAACATCCTAAGAGTCTAACAAGATTTCTATGCTGAAGTTTTGCTATTAGTATTGTCTCATTTCTGAACTCCTCAATTCCCTGTCCAGATCTTTTCGAAAGCATTTTCACCGCAATTTCTTGTCCTCGGAGTAATTTTCCCTAAGAAGGAGATCCATAAACTCTTTAAACTTTCATGAAGGTTTACCATTAATGTAGTTTTTATTAATACTATTCAAAGTACATTCATCAAGAAAATGTAACGTACCTTGTAGACAGgtccaaaacctccttctccaagttTGTTCACAGCTGAGAAATTATTTGTTGCAGCTAATACACTCTCATAACTGAATAATGGTAACTCAGCATCCTTCTTCTCTTGTTTCTTCGTATTATTTTCGATGTTCATTCCATCATTGATTGCATGGAGTTCagtatcaaaatcaaataatagtaGATTATTACTTGAACTGCTCTCTCCTGTTTGATATAGAATGATAAGAATTGGTCACTATACATGGAAATGTAATGTTTGGTCAAAGAAAATCAATTAAACAATGGCAGTATCTAAAGGTAAGTAAGTCTATTTAGTCATTTCCGCAAATAAGTACTAATAATTTAGTAATTCATTCCCATTTTAGTGAAATGACCAAATTACTGCAAAGCTCCTTCCCAAAGACATGGTGAAGTTTGTTGGGATCCATCACCAACTAATGACAGTAATTAGAATAAGGACTTTCCTAAGAACAAGGACTTGTGacaattttcttgtcttagGTTAAGGTAGGCTtccttgtaaatttttttaaagtgatttcCATATACAGTTAGAACATTTACACTTACCGATGAATTTGAGCTTTCCCTTGCATGAAAAGCAAATTAAGAGGCACAAAATAAGCCATGTTGCAGGGACCAGCACAGCTATCCATACTTTCCATTTTTTGCCTGATTCTGATGACAGTAATCACTATTAGCTCAACCATAATAGAGAATTGAGTATTAGTTCAAAACGAAAgataacatatataattaagtattagCTCAACCATACTTCCTATTTCACTTATCATACCTTTGGTACTTGGATTTGGATACTCATCAGCAGCAAGTCTGAGATAGATATCTTGTCCAATCTTGCCACCATATGGAAGTTGCATTAAGTTCATAAGAGCTCCTTCCCATATCATGCACCCACTCCTATTATAAGCATAAGCTGTGCAAGAACAATTTTCCATGCAAGCCAATTCACATCTGCTGGCATTCAAGGCCAAATATGCTTTCGAATAAACAGGCAATCGCATGTTTGATATTTTCATGAACCAATCTTTTTTGTCATTAGCATACGTATTATTCTCACATTGCAAAGGAGAATTCCTCACACAACCGCCTGACCAATCATTTAGTCTGTTGTCTTCAATCGAAAATGGTTTGAAACCTTTTAGACACTCACAAGGGTTTGAGAAATTCTCAGGGTATTGTACCACGCCAAATGCACCACACAAAGCGTAGACATCTGATAGGTTCGTCGGTGCAGACAAAAATATACTCCAAAGCGAAATGCCAGTCAACCACACGAGTACCCTAACCTGTCCTGTTTGGTCAATTCGATATCTAGCAAGGGTAGAAGGATTACGAAGAGAGTAAGTAAAATATCTCCCCCTTCCATTTTTACTTGAGACAAAAGTGTAGTTTAAGATAATGCTCATTTCAGAAAGTGAGTTGAGAGATGTTACATTCCAAAGTCCAGAACTCCAATAGATTTGGGATCTGTTCCACTTTAAGAAATATTGATTGCTTCCATTTGGGTCTAACCCCAACGAGAACACACCAGGTGATGGATCTTCTGAATTTTTCCATGAAATGACTTGCTGTGGTTTCCCAGTAACCTTATCAATCCCAAGCTTTGCACCTGGCAGCCATGTATCGGTTGGATGGTCGAAACTCTCCCAAAATATAGTAGACGTGTTCGATCTatctctcaaaacaaaatttccatcaTCACCAAGGACTGCTTCAGTTATATTTGACCGGGGAAATGTCAAATTTGTCGACCAAACTGGGATCTCGGAGGAACCTTCAAACAGGAGTAGATTGCCATTTTCTGAGAGATAAAGTCTTGAAGAAGATGGGTGAGACAAAGGGTTTTCTCTATTTGCTACCCAAACAATTTCCTCATGAAACCTTTTATACCATATGCCCAGGTAGATTTTTGATGAAGTGCCTGGTTTGAAGAAACCGAGCTCAAATTTGCTACCTTGAGATAAGATGGTGTCGCTCTCTAAAAGAGAGTGACCTGGTGAAAGGGTATCACCAACTATGGAGAAGCATGGTGTGTAATAAGACAGGATTAGAAGCAGAACAAATAAGAGCCATGGCTGGTGATTAGTCGTCATGCTACCCATCCCTCTCTAACTTGCAGTTAGAAATTGCAGAAAATGCAATAcagaaagaaggaaaaggagcaaacaaacaagaagaaagaaaataatataaagaagAGCTCCAGGGAGTGTATCTATAAGATTTGTGAGCCGCAGCCCATTTTGAAGCTTTCTGATTGGCTTGCCTTTGGACTTTTGAAGCTTCCTatgaaggaaaggaaaagcaaGAAAACGGACTTTCCTTGTGACAAAGTTCACTTCCGTAAACCGATTTTGAACATCATGACTTCAGCACAGTGCCGGAGACCAACCACAAATTTCTCCAATGACTATGAACGTGCATACAGATAAGACAGGAAGTTTGATTATAcaacatttattttctctttgaaatacttatattatattgttGAACAATTTTCTCCACCGTCAATTGTTGAATTTTGGGGAAGAGAGATAAATCGCACAAGGCCGTAGATATGGTCTCAAACGAGAAGGAAAAACCCGAAGATAAAAGCatcaagaaggaaaaaagatgaGGGAAGAAGGTTGTGCTCCTATTACACCAACCAaatttaagggttttttttcaGGGGGAGAGAGTGCCGCAGAGAGAAAGCTTCTAGGATAAGTTCAAGGCAAATCGTTAAGGTGTAAAACGCCGGTTGCTTTAGGGAGCTAAGGGAGTTGAGTCTTTGCTAGCCCAGCTgtatttcatttttcctttggattggcttttgttttttgtttttaaagtacaTCAACTAAGAAACTACAACAAAGAACAATGAATTGCTGAGCAACCCAACAAAAAACTCCAAAACAACCACATGTATagtaaacaaaaattgaaagaaaatgagtcaaatgaatTACATGGCTCTATAAATTTTTGGTACGAACACCAAAAAACTTAANNNNNNNNNNNNNNNNNNNNNNNNNNNNNNNNNNNNNNNNNNNNNNNNNNNNNNNNNNNNNNNNNNNNNNNNNNNNNNNNNNNNNNNNNNNNNNNNNNNNCCATTCACtatgaaaatgattaaaagatgattgaaaaaagaaaagaaaaaaagaattgtatcatttctcttccaatatttctccaattctctcttccattatgtccccaagaggtagctcaatcggcttggaccacgcctaataaagcggaggtcactagttcgaatcctcttccccctcttgtgtggatatgtcaaaaaaaaaaaaaaaaaaaaaaaaaaaaacagcaaacaAGACCCCATTTGTAACCTTTTCCACGTTTCCCTTGTATATttcctcacaaaaaaaaaaaaataataataataataacttcacAAAGGACTCCTAAACTATTGCGCGTTTTGAGAAGgccctcaaattttcaaaaactctcaatttcaggccctcaaacttttcaatttgatgcaatttaccctcCTCTGTCAATTGTTTTTCGTTAAACCCTAACATAAATcccaaaaaaagaccaaattacgcttcgattttcctttttttaattttattattattattattattatttttaaatgaaacaaaatgaaaacaaaagggtcacaaggtgaccTAGCGTggcttactttttttttttttttttttttaataactttattttttaaatttgaaattaagggtaaatttagactttttgtttttgttaaatcaNNNNNNNNNNNNNNNNNNNNNNNNNNNNTTTAACCTTTAAAAGATTAACGGAGGAgatacattgcatcaaattgaaagttcatttgggtgaaaattgagattttttaaaatttaagcagtcttctcaaaacgcatgATAGTTTAGGGGTtctaagtgaagtttcctcaaaaaataataactagcATGTAGCACATCAATATGCATAAAGAGTAGATAAAAACTATCGTTCTAGTTCTACAatagttcctttttttttttttttttaacattaataatttaatctcAATAGAAAGGGTATAAGGCTACAATCATTgtacaagaagtatacaagagttCTCAAGGGGTAATTCAATCGGCTATGGACAACatttcatgaagcggaggtcactagttcgaatcccctccttcccttgtgtggacatgtcaaaaaaaaaaaaaaaaaaagaagtatacaagaaaaatctctattagaaaaaaaaaaaaaaaaaaaattctttttttcctttacatACAAAAAGCTACCGGGCTTCCATTATTGAAACAGTTATATTGTTTCTTGAACAATTTTCTACATTGGCAACCGTTGTATTTCGGTCTATGCAAAAAGCTGGAGGCTTTGGTATAGGTAGAGGCGCATATTCATTGCTAATAAATGAGACTACATCAACCATGGTAGGTCGATCAATGGGGCTTTCTTGTACACAAAGAAGCCCGATGTTAATGAATCTTGATAGAATAGAAGTAGAGGAAGGATTTCCTGTTGTTGGTTCTATCAACTCCAAACTTCGACCATTTCTCCACAACTCCCAAACCTGTTTTCGTTAGCAAATATTAGTTTATATAAGAAGCATTTCAATTTGTAAGACTAAggtaaaacataaagaaattgaaaggGTATAAAATGCTACTCACATAACTAAGAAGATTGAGTGAATCATTGTTAGAGAAGTCAGTATTCTTTCTGCCACTCACAATCTCTAGTAGCAATACTCCGAAGCTAAACACATCAGACTTTATTGAGTAGAGACCCTTGATAGCATATTCAGGAGACATATACCCACTGGATTTCAAAATTTAGTACATCACACTTTTAGTAGCATGctaaaagaatttaatttgcaATTGCAAATATCATATGTAAAACAGGTTGCATACTTACTAAGTTCCAACAATTCGTTTTGTGTTTGCTTGTGTTTCATTGCCTCCAACTATTCtagccatgccaaaatctgatatttttggttTCATTTCACCATCTAAGAGAATATTACTCGGTTTTAGATCTCTATGTATGATTCGTAACCTTGAAtattgatgaagataaagaagccctTGAGCGACCCCTTCAATAATATGTATGCGTTTCTCCCAGCATAACATCTTTTTCTTGGTTGGATCTATTTAAATAGTACAACCAAGGAAATTAGTACTTAGGAACCTAGAAACATATGAGAGGCAAAAATATACACAtatagatacatacatacatatgcaTTCACTCACCAAAAAGGTAGAAGTCCAAACTTTTATTGGGCATGTactcatatattaatatctttTCATCTTGCTCGATACAACATCCTAAGAGTCTAACAAGATTTCTATGCTGAAGTTTTGCAATTAGTATTGTCTCATTTCTGAACTCCTCAATTCCCTGTCCAGATCTTTTCGAAAGCATTTTCACTGCAATTTCTTGTCCTCGGAGTAATTTTCCCTAAGAAGGAGATCCATAAACTCTTTAAACTTTCATAAAGGTTTACCATTAATGTAGTTTTTGTTAATACTGTTCAAAGTACACTCATCAAGAAAATGTAATGTACCTTGTAGACAGgtccaaaacctccttctccaagttTGTTCACAGCTGAGAAATTATTTGTTGCAGCTAATACACTCTTATAACTGAATAATGGTAACTCAGCATCCTTCTTCTCTTGTTTCTTCGTATTATTTTCAATGTTCATTCCATCATTGATTGCATGGAGTTCagtatcaaaatcaaataatagtaGATTATTACTTGAACTGCTCTCTCCTGTTTGATATAGAATGATAAGAATTGGTCACTATACATGGAATGTAATGTTTGGTCAAAGAAAATCAATTAAGCAATGGCAGTATCTAAAGGTAAGTAAGTCTATTTAGTCATTTCCGCAAATAAGTACTAATAATTTAGTAATTCATTCCCATTTTAGTGAAATGACCAAATTACTGCAAAGCTCCTTCCCAAAGACATGGTGAAGTTTGTTGGGATCCATCACCAACTAATGACAGTAATTAGAATAAGGACTTTCCTAAGAACAAGGACTTGTGacaattttcttgtcttagGTTAAGGTAGGCTtccttgtaaatttttttaaagtgatttcCATATACAGTTAGAACATTTACACTTACCGATGAATTTGAGCTTTCCCTTGCATGAAAAGCAAATTAAGAGGCACAAAATAAGCCATGTTGCAGGGACCAGCACAGCTATCCATACTTTCCATTTTTTGCCTGATTCTGATGACAATAATCACTATTAGCTCAACCATAATAGAGAATTAAGTATTAGTTCAAAACGAAAgataacatatataattaagtattagCTCAACCATACTTCCTATTTCACTTATCATACCTTTGGTACTTGGATCTGGATACTCATCAGCAGCAAGTCTGAGATAGATATCTTGTCCAATCTTGCCACCATATGGAAGTTGCAGTAAGTTCATAAGAGCTCCTTCCCATATCATGCACCCACTCCTATTATAAGCATAAGCTGTG from Corylus avellana chromosome ca1, CavTom2PMs-1.0 encodes the following:
- the LOC132170339 gene encoding putative serine/threonine-protein kinase receptor codes for the protein MTTNHQPWLLFVLLLILTYYTPCFSIAGDTLSPGHSLLESDTILSQGSKFELGFFKPGTSSKIYLGIWYKRFHEEIVWVANRENPLSHPSSSRLYLSENGNLLLFEGSSEIPVWSTNLTFPRSNITEAVLGDDGNFVLRDRSNTSTIFWESFDHPTDTWLPGAKLGIDKVTGKPQQVISWKNSEDPSPGVFSLGLDPNGSNQYFLKWNRSQIYWSSGLWNATSLNSLSEMSIILNYTFVSSKNERERYFTYSLRNPSTLARYRLDQTGQVRVLVWLTGVSLWSIFLSAPTNLSDVYALCGAFGVVQYPENFSNPCECLKGFKPFSIEDKRLNDWSGGCVRNSPLQCENNTYANDKKDWFMKISNMRLPVYSKAYLALNASRCELACMENCSCTAYAYNRSGCMIWEGALMNLLQLPYGGKIGQDIYLRLAADEYPDPSTKGESSSSNNLLLFDFDTELHAINDGMNIENNTKKQEKKDAELPLFSYKSVLAATNNFSAVNKLGEGGFGPVYKGKLLRGQEIAVKMLSKRSGQGIEEFRNETILIAKLQHRNLVRLLGCCIEQDEKILIYEYMPNKSLDFYLFDPTKKKMLCWEKRIHIIEGVAQGLLYLHQYSRLRIIHRDLKPSNILLDGEMKPKISDFGMARIVGGNETQANTKRIVGTYGYMSPEYAIKGLYSIKSDVFSFGVLLLEIVWELWRNGRSLELIEPTTGNPSSTSILSRFINIGLLCVQESPIDRPTMVDVVSFISNEYAPLPIPKPPAFCIDRNTTVANRGMGSMTTNHQPWLLFVLLLILSYYTPCFSIVGDTLSPGHSLLESDTILSQGSKFELGFFKPGTSSKIYLGIWYKRFHEEIVWVANRENPLSHPSSSRLYLSENGNLLLFEGSSEIPVWSTNLTFPRSNITEAVLGDDGNFVLRDRSNTSTIFWESFDHPTDTWLPGAKLGIDKVTGKPQQVISWKNSEDPSPGVFSLGLDPNGSNQYFLKWNRSQIYWSSGLWNVTSLNSLSEMSIILNYTFVSSKNGRGRYFTYSLRNPSTLARYRIDQTGQVRVLVWLTGISLWSIFLSAPTNLSDVYALCGAFGVVQYPENFSNPCECLKGFKPFSIEDNRLNDWSGGCVRNSPLQCENNTYANDKKDWFMKISNMRLPVYSKAYLALNASRCELACMENCSCTAYAYNRSGCMIWEGALMNLMQLPYGGKIGQDIYLRLAADEYPNPSTKGESSSSNNLLLFDFDTELHAINDGMNIENNTKKQEKKDAELPLFSYESVLAATNNFSAVNKLGEGGFGPVYKGKLLRGQEIAVKMLSKRSGQGIEEFRNETILIAKLQHRNLVRLLGCCIEQDEKILIYEYMPNKSLDFYLFDPTKKKMLGWEKRIHIIEGVAQGLLYLHQYSRLRIIHRDLKPSNILLDGEMKPKISDFGMARIVGGNETQANTKRIVGTYGYMSPEYAIKGLYSIKSDVFSFGVLLLEIVSGRKNTDFSNSDSLNLLSYVWELWRNGRSLELTDPTTGNPSSTSILSRFINIGLLCVQESPIDRPTMVDVVSFISNEYAPLPIPKPPAFCIDRNTTVANVENCSRNNITVSIMEAR